In Streptomyces thermolilacinus SPC6, a single genomic region encodes these proteins:
- the araB gene encoding ribulokinase, whose product MGVDYGTLSGRAVVVRVRDGHELASAVHEYAHGVIDERLPGTGAQLPPDWALQHPEDWREVLRRAVPAAVAAAGIDPADVIGIATDFTACTVLPTLADGTPLAQTALADRPHAWPKLWKHHAAQAQADRINDVAHARGEKWIGRYGGRISAEWQFAKALQVLEEDPEVYDACARWIEAADWIVWQLTGAESRNACTAGYKGIHQDGGYPGDDYLAALNPRFTDFVRTRLDFPLSPLGSRVGSLSAQAAEWTGLRPGIAVAAGNVDAHVTAAAAQAVENGRLLAIMGTSTCHVVNAPVLAEVPGICGVVNGGIVEGAYGYEAGQSAVGDIFAWVLRQGVPREYHDEAEERGEDLHALLTRKAAAQPVGGHGLVALDWLNGNRSVLVDHHLSGVVAGLTLATRPEDLYRAMLEATAFGTRVIVETLENGGVPVTEFIVAGGLARNELLMQIYADVLRRPVSLAASRQGPALGSAIHAAVAAGAHPDVRTATAAMGRLERDVYVPDPSRADAYDALFAEYRLLHDHFGPDGPLHRLRALRNKALTAG is encoded by the coding sequence GTGGGTGTCGACTACGGCACCCTGTCGGGCCGCGCCGTGGTGGTGCGGGTACGCGACGGTCATGAACTGGCCTCCGCGGTGCACGAGTACGCGCACGGGGTGATCGACGAGCGCCTCCCCGGCACCGGGGCGCAACTGCCGCCGGACTGGGCCCTGCAGCACCCCGAGGACTGGCGCGAGGTGCTGCGCCGGGCCGTCCCCGCGGCCGTCGCGGCGGCCGGCATCGACCCGGCCGACGTCATCGGCATCGCCACGGACTTCACCGCCTGCACGGTGCTGCCCACGCTGGCGGACGGAACCCCGCTGGCGCAGACGGCTCTCGCGGACCGCCCGCACGCGTGGCCCAAACTGTGGAAGCACCACGCCGCCCAGGCCCAGGCCGACCGGATCAACGACGTCGCGCACGCCCGGGGCGAGAAGTGGATCGGCCGGTACGGCGGCAGGATCTCCGCCGAGTGGCAGTTCGCGAAGGCCCTCCAGGTCCTGGAGGAGGACCCGGAGGTCTACGACGCCTGCGCCCGCTGGATCGAGGCGGCCGACTGGATCGTCTGGCAGCTGACCGGCGCCGAGTCCCGCAACGCCTGCACCGCCGGGTACAAGGGCATCCACCAGGACGGCGGCTACCCCGGCGACGACTACCTGGCGGCGCTGAACCCCCGGTTCACGGACTTCGTCCGCACCCGGCTCGACTTCCCCCTGTCCCCGCTCGGCTCCCGCGTCGGCTCGCTCAGCGCGCAGGCGGCCGAGTGGACCGGGCTCCGCCCCGGCATCGCCGTCGCGGCGGGCAACGTCGACGCCCACGTCACCGCCGCCGCGGCGCAGGCCGTGGAGAACGGGCGGCTCCTGGCCATCATGGGCACCTCCACCTGCCATGTCGTCAACGCGCCCGTACTCGCCGAGGTCCCTGGCATCTGCGGGGTCGTCAACGGCGGCATCGTGGAAGGCGCGTACGGATACGAGGCGGGACAGAGCGCGGTCGGCGACATCTTCGCCTGGGTGCTGCGCCAGGGCGTCCCGAGGGAGTACCACGACGAGGCCGAGGAGCGGGGTGAGGACCTGCACGCCCTGCTCACCCGCAAGGCCGCCGCCCAGCCGGTCGGCGGTCACGGCCTGGTCGCCCTGGACTGGCTGAACGGCAACCGCTCCGTCCTCGTCGACCACCACCTCTCCGGCGTCGTCGCGGGCCTCACCCTCGCCACCCGCCCCGAGGACCTCTACCGCGCCATGCTGGAGGCCACGGCCTTCGGCACCCGCGTCATCGTCGAGACGCTGGAGAACGGCGGCGTACCGGTCACCGAGTTCATCGTCGCCGGTGGACTGGCCAGGAACGAGCTGCTCATGCAGATCTACGCGGACGTCCTGCGCCGCCCGGTGTCCCTCGCGGCGTCCCGGCAGGGCCCCGCGCTCGGCTCGGCCATCCACGCCGCCGTCGCCGCCGGGGCGCACCCCGACGTGCGCACCGCGACGGCCGCCATGGGGCGTCTCGAGCGGGACGTGTACGTGCCGGACCCGTCACGCGCCGACGCGTACGACGCGCTGTTCGCGGAGTACCGGCTCCTGCACGACCACTTCGGGCCGGACGGCCCGCTGCACCGGCTGAGGGCCCTGCGCAACAAGGCGCTCACCGCCGGCTGA